The genomic segment GCGTAATCGCCGGGCCGCACGCGTAGACGAGGCAGGTGTCCCGGTCCGGAATCAGCTCCTCCAGCAGGGCCTGGCCCACGCGGCCCTTGCGCACCGCGGGGCCGAAGCGGGCCTCGTCCGTCTCGCGGGTGAGGGTGTGCACCACGCGCACGAGGTCCGGGTGGGCGCGCTCCAGGGCGGCCAGCTCGTCGCCGTAGAGCACGTCGCCCCACGTCTTGCTGGAGAAGAGGAAGGTGTGGCGCAGCTTCAGGCCGCGGTGGAGCGCGTCCTTGAGGATGGCGAAGTTGGGCACCGCGCCGGAGCCGGCCACCAGGTGGACGATGTGCCCGGTGCGCTGCTCCACGTCCTCCGGCAGGACGTACGGCCCCATGAAGCCCAGCACCTTGAGGCGCGCGCCGGTGAGCCGGCCGTGCACGAGGTAGGGGGACAGGAGCGGCGGGTACCGGGTGAGGCCGGGGATGAACTCCTCGTCCTTGACGGTGATGGCCACCAGCGGCTCGTGGGGCGCGGAGGCCAGCGAGTAGGAGCGCTGCGGCTCCTTGCGGCCCTTCTGCTCCTGGAGGTAGGCGGACAGGCGCCCGAGTGCGGGGAACTGGTGCGGGTCGAGGTTGAGGAACTGCCCGGCCTTGTAGTCGAGCGGGACGCCGCCGAAGTCGAGGAAGAGCGTGGCCGTGTCGTGCGTGTCCATCCGCACGCTGGCGACCGTGACTTCGTACTCGACGGGCTTCCTGCTGCGCGAGGGGCTGGCTTCGACGGCGCTCATGCTCTGTTCCCTTAGCGCAACCCGCGCCCTCTCGCCGATGGCTTTGCGCCGTCACCTGTTCGTGGCCGGCGCCGACCCGGGCGGGTCGGGTACCCTGGCAGGCGCAGGAGTGCTCCCGTCCGGCAGTCGGTCCGGAGCGTTGGCTGTACGACGGCCTGCCCGGCAGGCGGGGTGGCGTGCCGCGTCAGGGCTGACGGGCGGCACGGGGCGGGACTACATCTTCTGGCGGTGGGTAGCGGTGCTGGGGCCCCGGCACCAACGCTCGGACGCGGGGGCTCCGGGCGGGCCATGCTCCCCACCCGTTCCCTGGCAGGAGGCGACACCCGCGTGCTGCGCATCCTCTTCTATCTGATGGCCAAGCTTCCGGAGGGCGCCCGCCGCCACGTGGTGCGCGCGCTGATGGACACGGTGTGGGACGTGCTGGCGGAGGAGGAGGTGGAGGGCCGGGACAACATTCCGGACGAGCCCTGCCTCTTCATCGCCAACCACCTGTCCAACGCGGACGGCTTCACGCTGGACCGGGCCTTCCGTCCCAGGAAGGTCATCTTCCTGGCGGGCGTGAAGCTGCAGGGCACGACGATGACACGGCTGGCGTCGGAGGTGATGGACACCATCGCCATCAAGCCCAACTCGGCGGACATCGAGGCCATGCGGCGGGCGGTGGAGACGCTCAAGGGTGGCGACTCGGTGCTCATCTTCCCGGAGGGCGCGCGCAGCCGCACGGGCGAGCTGCTGCAGGCGAAGAAGGGCGTGTCGCTGATTGCCAAGCGCGCGGGCGTGCCCGTGGTGCCGGTGGCGCTGCGGGGCACGGAGAAGCTGATGCCCATCAACGACCAGGACATGGGTGGGGAGCGGCTGTACCGCGCCCGCGTCCTGGTGCGCTTCGGCAAGCCGTTCCGCGTGGAGGACCTGGAGGCGGAGGCGGCCGGGGCGCAGGACGCGCGCCAGGGGCTGGTGGACGCGATGATGCGCCGGGTGGCGGAGCTGCTGCCGCCCGAGTACCGCGGCGTCTACGCGGACGCCCCGCTCCAGGCGGCCCCGGGCCCGCGTAGCCAGCGGCGGGGACTGGAGCCCGAGCAGCCCTCCGCGCCCGCGCCGTGAGCGAAGGGCGTCCTCCTTCGCTCAGAGGGTGGCAGGACCGCCACCTGCCGCCTTGATGGGTATGGACTGAGGCGCCCATGCTGGTAGGTTCTCCGCCACCATGTGGCGTCCCCTCCCTCATTGGCTCGTCGTGCTGTTCCTCCTGGTCGCCTTCACGGCGTCAGCACGGGAACGCGAGTCCGCCGCCGTCAGGACCCTCCTCATCTCCGACCATCCGGCACAGGAGGCACATCGGGTCTCCGTGAGCGGGCAGGTCGCCACGGTCCTCAGGTTCGATCAGGCCTGCGACGCCGCACGGACCCGACTCCTGGGCTGGGAAGGCCGGTTCGAGCCTCCCGCCGTCATGGGAAAGCTCGTGGTGGTCGTGCCGCTGCGCGACCTCGCGGAAGACGAGCGAGTCCCATTGCTCGTCACACTCGCGGACGGGACGGAGTTCCCGTTCCTGTTGGGGCCGCCACGTGAAGGCCAACGCGTGGACCAGCAGGTGAACGTGTTCAAGGACCGCAAGAGCTACAATGCGGTGCTCTCGTCGCTGTACGACGCGCTCGGTCGAGAGCGAATCCTGGTGAAAGAGAACGAGCGCTTTCGGAAGGAGGAGACATCACCCGACCACGCCCTGGCCGCACTGCTGGCCTCGGGCGCCGTGACGCAGACCCCGTTCCGTCCAATTCGAACCTGGCTGTTCAAGGAGGACGACGCTGACATCCACATCGTTGCCTACTCTGGCAGGTTGAAGGCTGCGGTCCTCGTCACCCTCCGGAATCACGACCCCAAGCGCCCCTGGCGCTTGAAGGAAGCCCGCCTCATGACCACGCCAGGAGGCGAGACGCGCACCGTCGCCATCCGGGCGACCCACTCCTCGATTCCACCCCGTGAGGAAGGTCGGCTCGCCTTCATCGTAGACAAGGAAGCGTTCGTGGACGCGGGGAAGCCCACGCAACTGGCGCTGGAGCTCGTCCGTCACGACGGTCTGCGGCAGGCCCTCGTCGTGCTGGATCCCCGGCTCGCGCGAGAGTAGGAGCCAGGGCATGACGGATTCGAGATTCACCCACCTGTGCTTCGCGGTCCTGCTTGCGACGTCCGCCGGCTGCACTGCGACTGGCCCGGGTGGAGTGGCCCTCCGACCCGATGGGACACCTGGCTCCGAGAAGTGTCCGGAAGAAGCCCTCAAGGCGATGCGCTACCTGCGCGCGCGGGTCGGCGACGGTGCATCTGTCGAGCTCGACGCGAACCAGGACGACGCCCGTCCCATCACTCTCTATGACGGCCTCGTCGAGAGCGTTCTGTTTGGCGAGCTCGGGACGCTCGGGACCGGCACCCGGCTCTATGGGCGGGTCTGGACGGGAGGTCCGCAGGTCGTCATCCGTTACTACGAGGCCCATCCGCTTGACGGAGACAAGGTCCCCATCTGCGCGGTGGCGAGATTGTCCAAGGGGCAGCTCAGGAAGCTGCATGAGTCGAAGCCCGGCATGGCCCTCCTCGAGTTCTCCACCGCAGGGGTATTCATCGTGGACGAGTTCCGGTGAAGCGACGTTGCGTCCGGTCTTGGTAAGCGGGCAATGATCTCCCTGTGACGAGCCCCCCTCCGAAGGTCGAACAGCTCTACGTGTCCACCCTGCCCGGGCTGGAGCTCGCGCTGGAGGCAGAAGCGTCCGCGCTGGGCTGGAAGCCGCGCCGCGCAGAGGGCGGCGTGGAGCTGGAAGGCCCGGCGGGGCTGCACCAGGAGGCCAACCTACGCCTGCGTACCGCCAGCCGCGTGCTGCTGCGCGTGGGCACCTTCCGCGCGGGAGACTCGGACACGCTGGCCGAGCACCTGGGCGCGATGGACTTGTCGCGCCTCTGGGATGGGCGCACGCCGCCGAAGCTGTCGGTGAGCCTGCACCGCTCGCGGGTGCCGGGCGCGGACGTGGTGTTCTCCGCGGCGGCCTATGCGTGGGGCCTTCCCTCGGTGGAGCAGGCCGGGGCGCTCGAGGAAGAGGGCAGCGGCCCGGGCCTCACGTTGCTGGTGCGCGTGGAGGGGGACGTCTTCACCGTGAGTGCCGACACCAGCGGCGAGCCCCTGCACCGGCGCGGCTACCGACAGGAGGTGAGCCGCGCGCCCCTGCGCGAGACGCTGGCGGCCGGCATCCTCCGGCTGGCGGGGTACGACGGCGCGGAGCCCCTGGTGGACCCGATGTGCGGCTCGGGCACATTCCTCATCGAGGGGGCGTGGATGTCCATGAACCGGGCGCCGGGGCTGACGCGCGCCTTCGCTTTCGAGTCTTTCCCCGGCTTCGACGCGGAGGCCTGGGCCCGGCGCAAGGCACAGGCCGAGGCCGACGCCCTCCCCGCGCCCCGGGCGGTGATTCATGGCCATGACATCAACGCGGGCTCGCTGGGCACGGCGCGGCGCAATGCCCGGCGTGCCGGGGTGACGCTCGCGCTGGAGCGCAAGGACGTGCGCACGCTGACGGCGCCCTCCCCCGGCCCCGGGCTGGTGGTGGCCAATCCGCCCTATGGCAAGCGCGTGGGAGAGGCCGAGGACCTGCCTGGCCTCTACCGCGCGCTGGGCGCCACGCTGCGCCGCGGTTTCGCGGGCTGGCGCGCGGCCGTCATCCTCCCGGACGACACGGCGCTGGTGAAGGCGTTGGACCTGCCCGGCGCCAGGAGCCTCCCCGTGCGCAACGGAGGGCTCCGGTGCCGGCTGCTGCTCACGGACGCCGCCAGCACTTCGTAGCAGCCGATGAACGCCTGCCAGGCGTGTGTCTTTGTTTCAGCTCTTCCAGCTTTTACCGAGCCTGTTACAACTGTGTATCAATACGGCGGACCTGGGAACCCGGGCAGGCAACCTCAGCGTCAGGATTGACCTCGTGATAACTCGGTAAGCCCTGTATCGCGCCCGGCGGCACAGCGGGCGAGGCATCAGGGACCCATTTTACAGACGGCCCCGAGGCGCTGGAGCATCTGCGTCACATGGGTCTCTCCCGCGTCCTCGTTTCCAACCTCATCCGCAGGCCCACTCCCTCCAGGAACACCCCGTCGGGCCGCGTCTCACGGCTCGCGGCGCTGGGCTCCGCGCTGCTCTTCGTCCTCGCACTGGCGCCCGCCGCGCATGCGGAGCCGAGCCGGGCCACGGTGCCCGCGCTCGAGGGGTGGCGCTACCGCTGGGGTGACTCCCCCCTCGGTCCCGACGGCATGCCCACGTGGGCGAAGGGCGCGAAGGCGACGGAGGGCTGGCAGGCCATGGAGGCGCTCAAGGAGCCGCCGGGCCGCGGGAAGAACACGCTGCTCTGGGTGAGCATCCCCGTGCCCGCGGGCACATGGCTGGAGCCCGCTCTCTTCCTGGGCAACGTCGCCACCGCCTTCGAGGTGTACGCCGACGGCCAGCGCATCTACGCGAGCGGGAAGCTGAATCCCGCTGGCAAGGAGTCGATGGAAGGCATGAGCTGGCACCTGGTGCCGCTGCCGCTCTCGTCCGTGGACCGGCAGGTGCTGCTGCGCATCCAGGGGAGCGGGCCCGCCATCGGCGTCACGCGCGGGGCGCGGGTGGGCGCTCGCCATGAGCTGCGCGCGGAGGCGACGCGCAAGGGCCTGGCGCCCTTCGTCATGGGGGCGCTGCTGGTGGCCATCGGCGTGTTGACCCTGGGCGCGGCCCTCCTGCGCCGCCAGCGGCGGCTGCTCGTGCCGCTGGCCGTCTTCGCCCTGGGCTCGGGCGTGATGCAGTTTGGCGCCAGCGGGCTGTTCCTGGCGCTCTGGGACAAGCCCTCCCTCAGCGGCGTCTTCACGCTGCTGGGCTCGCATTGCCTCCTGCCCAGCCTGGCGTGGTTCATCTCGGATACCACCCGAGAGGGGGAGCTGCGCTGGTTCCGCCGGTTCGCGGCCGTGGTCTGCGTTCCGGCCGTCCTCCAGTGCGTCCTCGTGCTCATGGACCTGAGCGCCGCCTATCAGGTGATGATGTCCCTGCTCGGCTACACGCTCCCCTCGCTGCTGCTCTGCTTCGGCGTCGCGACCGTCCTGGCGTGGCGGGGGGACCCGGACGCCCGCATCTTCGTCACCGGGCTCGCCATCCTCTTCTTCCTCATCATGCTCAGCACGCTCCCCCTGCTCGGCCTGGCGGAGACCATCGACAGCCAGGTCCACTGGGGCTTCCTGGCCCTCACGGGGTCGCTGGTGGGCATCGTCGCGCGCCGCTCCTCGGTGGTGATGCGCTCGCTGGCGGTGCACGGCCAGCAGCTCGACGCGCGGCGCAAGGAGGTGCACCAGCTGGCCCAGCGCATGGGCAGCGGCGCCGATGAGCTCGCCGCCGTGGTGCAGCAGCTGCGCACCACCAGCGAGGAGCAGACCGCCGGCATCAGCCGCCAGGCGACGGCGCTCCAGCAGCTGGAGCAGACCGTGCAGGAAATCCGTCAGGGCTCCCAGGTGACGGCCGAAAAGGCCCGGCTGCTCGCGGAGTCCGCGGAGACGGCCGAGCAGGTGGGCCGCGAGGGCGGCGCGGCCCTGGAACGCACGCTGGTGGACCTCGCGGCCATCCGCACCGAGGTATCGGAGATGGCCGCGCGCATCCTCACGCTCGACGGGCGCACCCGCGAGGTGTCCGGCATCGTCGACGACGTGAAGACGCTGGCGGACCAGTCCAACATGCTGGCCATCAACGCCGCCATCGAGGCGGTGCGCAACGGCGACAGCGGCAAGGGCTTCGGCGTGGTGGCGCGCGAGATGCGCAGCCTGGCGGACCAGTCCATCCGGGCCACCCAGCGCATCCGCGACGTGCTGGACGGCGTGAGCGCCAGCATGCGTGACACGGCGAAGCTGAGCGAGCAGGGCGAGCAGCGGGTCCAGGTGAGCCTGAACGCGGTGCGCGACTCCGGTGCCCAGCTGCAGAAGCTGTCCAGCCTCGTCAGCGACACCGGCGGCAACGTCCGGCAGATCTCCGCCGCGGTGGCCCAGCAGGACGTGGGCACCTACCAGATTGCCCAGGCCATCCAGGAGCTGTCCAGGCAGATGCAGCGCACGCTGAAGGTCGTCGAGGAGACGCAGACCGTCACCCGCTCCGTCCAGACGCTGGCGGAGAGCATGTCGGGCGTCGCCAGCAAGGCGCTCCAGTCCGGCATGCTGGACGACCTGAGGCGCGCGACCGCGTAGCCCCCGCCTTCAACTCCAACAAAGAGGTCACCCGGCGCGGTGGCCGGGCCGGACGAAGGCCTTGCGCAGCCGCTCCGACTCGCGCCGGAGGCCGCAGCCCTCCACGTGGTCGTTCACCATCCCCATTGACTGCATGAAGGCATACGCGGTGGTGGGGCCCACGAACGACCACCCGCGCCGGCGCAGCTCGCGTGAGAGCGCGGTCGACTCGGGCGTCGTGGGCATGGCGCGCAGCACCTCCCAGGAGAGGTGACGGGGGCGGCTGGAGGCCGCGGGCTCGAAGCGCCAGAGGAAGGCCGCGAGCGAGCCCTGCTCCTCCACCAGCTCGCACGCGCGGCGGGCGTTGTTCACCACGGACTCGATTTTACCCCGGTGCCGGACGATGCCCGCGTTGCCCAGCAGCCGCTCCACGTCGCGCGCGGTGAAGCGCGTCAGCCGGGTGAAGTCGAAGCCGAGGAAGGCCTCGCGGAAGGCCGCCCGCTTGCGCAGGATGGTCAGCCAGCTCAGGCCCGACTGGAAGCCCTCGAGGCAGAGCTTCTCGAACAGGCGATGGTCGTCCGAGACGGGCCGGCCCCACTCGGTGTCGTGGTACGCCACGTAGTCCGGGGCACTCCCGGCCCACGCGCACCGGCACACTCCATCCACTCCGGTGACCAGTCCGGCCACCACCGCCGGCTGCTGCGCCTCGTCACGGGCTGCCTTCGCCACGGACGGGCCCTTCTGCTTGGGTGACATGCAGGCCCATGCTCGCACGTCCCGCGGAGTCAGGGCGCCTTCGAAGCGCGGTGGATTTCGTGCTACCGAGGCGGGCGTGGAGACCTGGGTCATCCCCTTCGAGCCGCAGCCGGCCCCCCATGAGGTCGACGGGGCGTTTCCGAGCCCCTTCGAGGAGTCGGGCCCCCACGCCCTGGCGCGCCGGGCCGCGGAGCGGATGCAGGAGGAGCTCCGGGCAGGACTCATCGCTCCCGGACTCCCCACCTCGCTGCTCGAAGGCGCCGAGGGCGGGAAGATGTTCGGCGTGCTCGTCGTCCAGGCCTCCGACGGGCGCTTCGGTTACCTGCGCTCCTTCTCCGGCATGCTGGCGGGGCGCTGGGACGTGCCGGGCTTCGTTCCACCGATTTTCGACCGCGAGACGCGAGCCAGGCTGGAGCCCGAGGGCGAGGCCGTGGTGAAGGCGCTGCACGCGCGCGCTGAGGCCCTGCGGACCTCGCCCGAGCTCGCCGCGCTTCGCGCCGACGATGAAGCACGGGAGGCGCGGCACTCGGCGCAGCGCGCGGAGCTGCGCGCCCGTCACGAGGCGAAGCGCCGGCAGCGCCATGTCCGGAGGGAGGAGCTCACGGCGTCGGCGGCACTTCCGGAAACCACGAGGCGCGAGGCCCTCCACGCGCTGGACCAGGAGAGCCGGGGCGACAAGGCGGAGTGGCGGCGGCTGGAGGCTGCCCAGGAGCAGGAGCGCCAGGCCATCGCTCCGAAGCGGGCGCGCATGGAGCGGCGACTCCGGGCCCTGGAGCGGCTGAGGCGCATCGTCTCCCGTGCGCTCATGAAGCGCCTGCACGACACGTACACGGTGCCGAACGCGCGGGGCGAGCGCCGCCCCCTGCGGGCCCTCTATCCCGCTGGCGCCCCGCCCTCCGGCGCCGCCGACTGCGCGGGCCCCAAGCTCCTCGCCCGGGCCTTCGCGTACGGGCTGAGGCCGGTGGCGCTCGCCGAGTTCTGGTGGGGCGCTCCGCCGCTCGCGGGAGGACGCGCGTCCGGGGCGTTCTACGCCGCCTGCAAGGACAAGTGCGGTCCCCTGCTGCCCTTCATGCTGGAGGGGCTCCAGGTCTCCGCGCACCGGGCCTTCGCGCCCCCGGTGCAGGTGTCCACCGGGCTGTCCATCGTCCACGAGGATGCGTGGCTCGTCGTGGTGGAGAAGCCGTGTGGCCTGCTCTCCGTGCCCGGGAAGGACACCTCGGTGACGGACTCCCTGCTGGCCCGGCTGCGCGCGCGCTTTCCGCGGGCCACGGGTCCGCTGCTCGCGCACCGGCTGGACCTGGACACGTCCGGGCTGGTCGTCGCGGCGCTGGACTCGAGCACCTACGCGGCCCTGCAGCGACAGTTCGCCGAGCGTCAGGTCCACAAGCGCTACGTGGCCTGGGTCCAGGGGCACGTCCGGGGCGAGCACGGCACCATCGACTTCCCCATGCGCGTGGACCTCGACGACCGGCCCCGCCAGATTCACGACCCCGTGCACGGCAAGCCCGCGGTGACGGAGTGGCGCGTCCTGGAGCGCGGCGAAGGCCGCACGCGGGTGGCCTTCTTCCCCCTCACGGGACGCACGCACCAGCTGCGCGTCCACGCCGCCCATCCCCTGGGGCTCGGCGCGCCCATCGTCGGAGACCGCCTCTACGGACACCCCGCTGAGCGAATGCTCCTGCACGCGGAGCTCATCTCTTTTGAGCACCCAGGAACAGGCCAGCGCGTCACGTTCGAGCAACCCGCACCGTTCTGAACAACACCCTCCGACACCTGCGCCCAAGGAGGCTCATGCATTTCGCGCGGATGGGGCAGGAAGATTTCCCGCGACTGGCGTAATGGGGGGGCGCCCGCCAGCGCGGCTCGAGTTGCGGCGGGTCCATGAAGAGCGAGACGTCCCCGGCCTGTGATGAGAGGGACACCCCGCTCGTATCCTGACTCGGGCCAGAGGAAGCACCCATGTCCCCGCATCGAAACGTCTCGGTCCGCGCTCTTCGGGGCGCGCTGCTGTCATCCCTCTTCCTCGCCTCCAGTGCCTTCGCTGACGGCACGCTGGCGACGCCGAACACCGCCACCACGCTCAGCGTGGAGCCCCACTATGGCTACGCGGACACCGTCAGCCCCGAGCACTGGGGTGAGCTCCCGGGCGACGCGATGTGCGCGACGGGCCAGCAGCAGTCGCCCATCGCGCTGGTGACGGCGAACGCCGTGCAGCAGCCCACGGCCGTCCCCGCCTTCCACTACCACACCAGCCACGTGCACATGGCCAACACCGGCCACACGGTGGAGTTCGCCTACGACGTCGGCAGCACCGTCACGCTGGGCGCCAACGAGTACAAGCTCAAGCAGTTCCACTTCCACACGCCCAGCGAGCACACGAAGAACGGCGTGCAGTACCCGCTCGAGCTGCACCTGGTGCACACCGACGTCAATGGCAACGCGGCCCTCGTCGTGGGTGTCCTCATCCAGACGGGTGCGACGAACGCGGCGCTCTTCAACGCCTTCCAGCACCTGCCCAAGCACCAGGGCGAGGCGAGCGCGCCGGTGGGAGCGCTCATCAACGCGAGCGCGCTGCTGCCCCACAACAAGTCGTTCTTCCACTACGCGGGCTCACTCACCACGCCCCCCTGCAGCGAAGGGCTGAAGTGGTACGTGATGAAGCACCCCATCGAGATGTCCGACGCGCAGATTGCCGCGTACCAGCGGCTGGCGCACCTCAACCCGGGCAACCGCCCCGTGCAGCCGCTGCACGGCCGCACCGTCACGCTGCACACCTCGCACTGACGAACTTCAGGTGCGTGAGGGAGGCTCGGAAGCCGCGGCCTCCCTCACCGCCTGGAGCCGGGCGCGCACCGCTTCCAGGTTGGTGCCGTCGTAGCGGAGCGCGTTCGGGTGGGAGAAGCCGGCGTTCCACGGCTGCGCGGGGACGATGACGAGCCCGCGCGGCCGCCACGTCAGCCAGCGGTGGATGTACTCGGGC from the Pyxidicoccus xibeiensis genome contains:
- a CDS encoding ferredoxin reductase domain-containing protein; translation: MSAVEASPSRSRKPVEYEVTVASVRMDTHDTATLFLDFGGVPLDYKAGQFLNLDPHQFPALGRLSAYLQEQKGRKEPQRSYSLASAPHEPLVAITVKDEEFIPGLTRYPPLLSPYLVHGRLTGARLKVLGFMGPYVLPEDVEQRTGHIVHLVAGSGAVPNFAILKDALHRGLKLRHTFLFSSKTWGDVLYGDELAALERAHPDLVRVVHTLTRETDEARFGPAVRKGRVGQALLEELIPDRDTCLVYACGPAITPWDRRKALETRTPATPRFMETVLGHLHALGLADKRIKRETYG
- a CDS encoding carbonic anhydrase; this encodes MSPHRNVSVRALRGALLSSLFLASSAFADGTLATPNTATTLSVEPHYGYADTVSPEHWGELPGDAMCATGQQQSPIALVTANAVQQPTAVPAFHYHTSHVHMANTGHTVEFAYDVGSTVTLGANEYKLKQFHFHTPSEHTKNGVQYPLELHLVHTDVNGNAALVVGVLIQTGATNAALFNAFQHLPKHQGEASAPVGALINASALLPHNKSFFHYAGSLTTPPCSEGLKWYVMKHPIEMSDAQIAAYQRLAHLNPGNRPVQPLHGRTVTLHTSH
- a CDS encoding DUF2381 family protein, which gives rise to MWRPLPHWLVVLFLLVAFTASARERESAAVRTLLISDHPAQEAHRVSVSGQVATVLRFDQACDAARTRLLGWEGRFEPPAVMGKLVVVVPLRDLAEDERVPLLVTLADGTEFPFLLGPPREGQRVDQQVNVFKDRKSYNAVLSSLYDALGRERILVKENERFRKEETSPDHALAALLASGAVTQTPFRPIRTWLFKEDDADIHIVAYSGRLKAAVLVTLRNHDPKRPWRLKEARLMTTPGGETRTVAIRATHSSIPPREEGRLAFIVDKEAFVDAGKPTQLALELVRHDGLRQALVVLDPRLARE
- a CDS encoding serine/threonine protein kinase, whose product is MTDSRFTHLCFAVLLATSAGCTATGPGGVALRPDGTPGSEKCPEEALKAMRYLRARVGDGASVELDANQDDARPITLYDGLVESVLFGELGTLGTGTRLYGRVWTGGPQVVIRYYEAHPLDGDKVPICAVARLSKGQLRKLHESKPGMALLEFSTAGVFIVDEFR
- a CDS encoding THUMP domain-containing class I SAM-dependent RNA methyltransferase, with protein sequence MTSPPPKVEQLYVSTLPGLELALEAEASALGWKPRRAEGGVELEGPAGLHQEANLRLRTASRVLLRVGTFRAGDSDTLAEHLGAMDLSRLWDGRTPPKLSVSLHRSRVPGADVVFSAAAYAWGLPSVEQAGALEEEGSGPGLTLLVRVEGDVFTVSADTSGEPLHRRGYRQEVSRAPLRETLAAGILRLAGYDGAEPLVDPMCGSGTFLIEGAWMSMNRAPGLTRAFAFESFPGFDAEAWARRKAQAEADALPAPRAVIHGHDINAGSLGTARRNARRAGVTLALERKDVRTLTAPSPGPGLVVANPPYGKRVGEAEDLPGLYRALGATLRRGFAGWRAAVILPDDTALVKALDLPGARSLPVRNGGLRCRLLLTDAASTS
- a CDS encoding RluA family pseudouridine synthase is translated as METWVIPFEPQPAPHEVDGAFPSPFEESGPHALARRAAERMQEELRAGLIAPGLPTSLLEGAEGGKMFGVLVVQASDGRFGYLRSFSGMLAGRWDVPGFVPPIFDRETRARLEPEGEAVVKALHARAEALRTSPELAALRADDEAREARHSAQRAELRARHEAKRRQRHVRREELTASAALPETTRREALHALDQESRGDKAEWRRLEAAQEQERQAIAPKRARMERRLRALERLRRIVSRALMKRLHDTYTVPNARGERRPLRALYPAGAPPSGAADCAGPKLLARAFAYGLRPVALAEFWWGAPPLAGGRASGAFYAACKDKCGPLLPFMLEGLQVSAHRAFAPPVQVSTGLSIVHEDAWLVVVEKPCGLLSVPGKDTSVTDSLLARLRARFPRATGPLLAHRLDLDTSGLVVAALDSSTYAALQRQFAERQVHKRYVAWVQGHVRGEHGTIDFPMRVDLDDRPRQIHDPVHGKPAVTEWRVLERGEGRTRVAFFPLTGRTHQLRVHAAHPLGLGAPIVGDRLYGHPAERMLLHAELISFEHPGTGQRVTFEQPAPF
- a CDS encoding lysophospholipid acyltransferase family protein: MLRILFYLMAKLPEGARRHVVRALMDTVWDVLAEEEVEGRDNIPDEPCLFIANHLSNADGFTLDRAFRPRKVIFLAGVKLQGTTMTRLASEVMDTIAIKPNSADIEAMRRAVETLKGGDSVLIFPEGARSRTGELLQAKKGVSLIAKRAGVPVVPVALRGTEKLMPINDQDMGGERLYRARVLVRFGKPFRVEDLEAEAAGAQDARQGLVDAMMRRVAELLPPEYRGVYADAPLQAAPGPRSQRRGLEPEQPSAPAP
- a CDS encoding methyl-accepting chemotaxis protein; the encoded protein is MGLSRVLVSNLIRRPTPSRNTPSGRVSRLAALGSALLFVLALAPAAHAEPSRATVPALEGWRYRWGDSPLGPDGMPTWAKGAKATEGWQAMEALKEPPGRGKNTLLWVSIPVPAGTWLEPALFLGNVATAFEVYADGQRIYASGKLNPAGKESMEGMSWHLVPLPLSSVDRQVLLRIQGSGPAIGVTRGARVGARHELRAEATRKGLAPFVMGALLVAIGVLTLGAALLRRQRRLLVPLAVFALGSGVMQFGASGLFLALWDKPSLSGVFTLLGSHCLLPSLAWFISDTTREGELRWFRRFAAVVCVPAVLQCVLVLMDLSAAYQVMMSLLGYTLPSLLLCFGVATVLAWRGDPDARIFVTGLAILFFLIMLSTLPLLGLAETIDSQVHWGFLALTGSLVGIVARRSSVVMRSLAVHGQQLDARRKEVHQLAQRMGSGADELAAVVQQLRTTSEEQTAGISRQATALQQLEQTVQEIRQGSQVTAEKARLLAESAETAEQVGREGGAALERTLVDLAAIRTEVSEMAARILTLDGRTREVSGIVDDVKTLADQSNMLAINAAIEAVRNGDSGKGFGVVAREMRSLADQSIRATQRIRDVLDGVSASMRDTAKLSEQGEQRVQVSLNAVRDSGAQLQKLSSLVSDTGGNVRQISAAVAQQDVGTYQIAQAIQELSRQMQRTLKVVEETQTVTRSVQTLAESMSGVASKALQSGMLDDLRRATA
- a CDS encoding DNA-3-methyladenine glycosylase I, with the translated sequence MSPKQKGPSVAKAARDEAQQPAVVAGLVTGVDGVCRCAWAGSAPDYVAYHDTEWGRPVSDDHRLFEKLCLEGFQSGLSWLTILRKRAAFREAFLGFDFTRLTRFTARDVERLLGNAGIVRHRGKIESVVNNARRACELVEEQGSLAAFLWRFEPAASSRPRHLSWEVLRAMPTTPESTALSRELRRRGWSFVGPTTAYAFMQSMGMVNDHVEGCGLRRESERLRKAFVRPGHRAG